A window from Chromatiaceae bacterium encodes these proteins:
- a CDS encoding OPT/YSL family transporter — protein sequence MQRSRHLTARALVGGILLGALLTPCNIYSGLKIGWSFNVSIIALLLAGGFWALLARLNLSPALGAGEANITQTAASSSANIISGGLVAPIPALAMLSGGNLSAVELVPWVFSVSFLGIWVAWYLRSALILRVDLPFPTGRATAETLLEVFAEGRDAALRLRVLLGATLLAGMSKWLDTGLYRLPRPSLGFTLPATGQLAGFSGISAKNLTFAFDPSLLLAGFGAIIGFRNGVSLLLGGVFAWGVLGPWGLMQGFIVPGADDPAASWFASMIEWLLWPGVAVMVGSALTRFALQTFAVSAGGKVGRVSDDGATVTRLIGLATASALVVVAQIAIFDIHWLIATLAVPIAFLLAMVASRVVGETGIPPIGAIGKVSQLATGVAAPGEMTANLIGANVAGGAAGQSADLLNDFKVGHAIGAAPRLQVVAQIFGILTGSLVGTTVYLHLIPDPASMLITEQWPAPAVATWKVVAETLSSGFGAIPASALWAVLIGTGFGMAGAWAQHRHSRLWLPNMPALGLAMVIPVSLSITMFLGSLVAVLLERLLPNLAQRYLVAAASGLIAGESLTGVVRALLGIVA from the coding sequence ATGCAGAGATCCCGTCACCTCACGGCCCGCGCCCTCGTCGGCGGGATCTTGCTCGGCGCACTGCTGACGCCCTGCAACATCTATTCGGGGCTCAAGATCGGCTGGTCATTCAATGTCTCGATCATCGCGCTGTTGCTGGCCGGCGGGTTCTGGGCCCTGCTCGCCCGGCTGAACCTCTCGCCCGCACTTGGTGCAGGTGAGGCCAACATCACACAGACCGCTGCGTCGTCTTCGGCGAACATCATCTCGGGAGGACTGGTTGCGCCGATTCCCGCGCTGGCGATGCTGTCCGGCGGCAACCTGAGCGCCGTGGAACTCGTCCCCTGGGTCTTCTCGGTCAGTTTTCTCGGTATCTGGGTCGCCTGGTACCTGCGGTCGGCGCTGATCCTGCGCGTGGACCTGCCGTTTCCAACCGGACGCGCCACCGCAGAGACCCTGCTGGAGGTCTTCGCCGAAGGTCGCGATGCGGCGCTCAGGCTGCGCGTGCTGCTCGGCGCGACGCTGCTGGCCGGCATGTCGAAATGGTTGGATACCGGCCTGTACCGCCTGCCTCGCCCGAGTCTCGGTTTCACGCTGCCGGCCACCGGGCAGCTCGCAGGCTTCTCCGGTATCAGTGCGAAAAACCTCACATTCGCTTTCGATCCGTCGCTGTTGCTGGCCGGATTCGGCGCGATCATCGGTTTCCGCAACGGTGTCTCGCTGTTGCTCGGCGGTGTGTTCGCCTGGGGAGTGCTTGGTCCCTGGGGGCTCATGCAGGGCTTCATCGTCCCCGGCGCGGATGATCCGGCCGCGAGTTGGTTCGCGAGCATGATCGAGTGGCTGCTGTGGCCGGGCGTCGCGGTGATGGTCGGTTCGGCGTTGACGCGCTTCGCGTTGCAGACGTTTGCCGTGTCGGCTGGCGGGAAAGTCGGTCGGGTGTCGGATGATGGCGCCACCGTGACCCGACTGATCGGGCTCGCAACGGCCAGCGCCCTGGTGGTGGTGGCGCAGATCGCGATCTTCGATATCCATTGGTTGATCGCCACGCTGGCCGTGCCGATCGCATTCCTGTTGGCGATGGTGGCCTCGCGCGTGGTCGGTGAGACCGGTATTCCACCGATTGGCGCGATCGGCAAGGTGTCGCAGCTGGCGACAGGCGTTGCCGCGCCGGGCGAGATGACCGCCAATCTGATCGGCGCCAACGTCGCTGGCGGCGCCGCCGGCCAGAGTGCCGATCTGCTGAATGACTTCAAGGTCGGTCACGCGATCGGTGCTGCGCCGCGCCTGCAGGTGGTCGCCCAGATCTTCGGCATCCTGACCGGCAGCCTGGTCGGCACCACAGTGTACCTGCACCTGATACCCGACCCCGCCTCGATGTTGATTACCGAGCAATGGCCGGCACCTGCAGTCGCCACCTGGAAGGTGGTCGCCGAAACCCTCAGTTCGGGTTTCGGTGCGATTCCGGCCAGCGCTCTCTGGGCGGTGCTCATCGGCACCGGGTTCGGCATGGCGGGTGCGTGGGCGCAGCATCGCCATTCAAGGCTCTGGTTGCCGAATATGCCCGCGCTGGGGCTGGCGATGGTGATCCCGGTGTCGCTGTCGATCACGATGTTTCTCGGCAGCCTTGTCGCGGTGCTGCTCGAACGCCTGCTACCGAACCTCGCGCAACGCTACCTGGTCGCCGCCGCTTCCGGGCTGATCGCGGGGGAGAGCCTGACCGGGGTGGTGCGCGCGCTATTGGGGATCGTCGCGTGA
- the aroE gene encoding shikimate dehydrogenase translates to MTDLYAVIGNPIEHSKSPQIHTAFARQTGQDMCYERILGDLEEFEDDVEEFIASGGRGLNVTLPFKERAFRLSNILSARAQDAGAVNTLVVREEGLYGDNTDGIGLVRDLACNHLFAFAGARILVLGAGGAVRGVLRPLLGERPARLVVANRTAAKALALAAAAARNGPVIGCGLDELQGQQFDLIINGTAAGLDAQVPEIPDDCLADGGWTYDMLYADQPTAFVQWGQARAAARALDGLGMLVEQAAESFRLWRGVQPDTAPVIAELRRS, encoded by the coding sequence ATGACCGACCTGTATGCCGTGATCGGCAATCCGATCGAACACTCCAAATCGCCGCAGATCCACACGGCGTTCGCCCGGCAGACCGGGCAGGACATGTGCTACGAGCGGATTCTGGGCGATCTGGAGGAATTCGAAGACGACGTCGAGGAGTTCATCGCATCGGGTGGACGTGGTCTGAACGTCACACTGCCATTCAAGGAGCGCGCATTCCGGCTGTCGAATATCCTCAGCGCACGCGCCCAGGATGCCGGTGCGGTGAACACCCTGGTGGTGCGCGAAGAGGGTTTGTACGGCGACAACACCGACGGCATAGGCCTGGTTCGCGATCTTGCCTGTAATCACCTGTTCGCATTCGCCGGCGCGCGTATCCTGGTGCTCGGTGCGGGCGGGGCGGTACGCGGGGTGTTGCGGCCGCTGTTGGGGGAGCGTCCGGCGCGTCTGGTGGTCGCGAACCGTACCGCCGCGAAGGCGCTGGCGCTGGCCGCGGCCGCGGCGCGAAATGGGCCGGTGATCGGGTGCGGCCTGGACGAACTCCAGGGTCAGCAGTTCGATCTGATCATCAATGGCACCGCCGCCGGGCTCGACGCTCAAGTACCGGAGATTCCGGACGATTGTCTGGCGGACGGCGGTTGGACCTATGACATGTTGTATGCCGACCAACCGACCGCATTCGTCCAATGGGGACAGGCGCGCGCCGCGGCGCGTGCGCTCGACGGACTCGGCATGCTGGTCGAACAGGCCGCCGAGTCGTTTCGTCTGTGGCGGGGCGTGCAGCCGGATACCGCGCCGGTAATCGCGGAGTTGCGCCGTTCCTGA
- a CDS encoding LemA family protein has protein sequence MEVSTMIILGILAFVVVYAIVIYNNLVGLKHAVSQAWSNIDVLLKQRHEELPKLVETCKQYMKHERETLEQVMRARAAVASAREAQDVNGVGQAEGMLRLGLGNLFAVAEAYPDLKANESFQHLQTRITNLENSIADRREFYNASVNANNVRIEQFPDVIVARLMSFKPASLLEFTSAETADVNLAGLFS, from the coding sequence ATGGAAGTCAGCACAATGATCATTCTCGGCATCTTGGCGTTCGTCGTCGTGTACGCGATCGTGATCTACAACAATCTGGTCGGGTTGAAACATGCGGTCAGCCAGGCCTGGTCGAACATCGACGTGCTGCTCAAGCAGCGCCATGAAGAACTGCCGAAGCTGGTCGAGACCTGCAAGCAGTACATGAAACACGAACGCGAGACGCTGGAACAGGTGATGCGCGCCCGCGCCGCCGTGGCGAGCGCGCGCGAGGCACAGGACGTCAACGGTGTCGGTCAGGCCGAAGGGATGCTGCGACTCGGCCTCGGTAACCTTTTCGCCGTCGCCGAGGCCTATCCCGATCTCAAGGCCAATGAGAGCTTCCAGCACTTGCAGACGCGAATCACCAACCTGGAAAACAGCATTGCCGATCGGCGCGAGTTCTATAACGCCTCGGTGAATGCCAACAATGTGCGCATCGAACAGTTCCCGGACGTGATCGTCGCGCGTCTGATGAGTTTCAAGCCGGCCAGCCTGCTGGAGTTCACCAGCGCGGAGACTGCCGACGTCAACCTGGCGGGCCTTTTCAGCTGA
- the prlC gene encoding oligopeptidase A produces MSNPLLEQSGLPAFSKIKPEHVEPAIDQLLAENRQRIAALLESVDSPTWHNLVEPIEEWEDRLSRVWSPVSHLNSVMNSDALRAAYNACLPKLSDYGTEMGQNERLYAAYRAVADTGGGLDAGQRKVLENALLDFHLSGVDLPSEKKARYKAISQELSNLTSQYSDNVLDATHAWQKRFDDPAALAGLPQSAIDLARQTAEQHAEEGWLLTLDYPSFFPVMTYAEDGSLRREVYEAYQTRASDQGPYAGRFDNSELMERILALRHEQAQLLGFANYAERSLARKMARSTDEVMHFLHDLAARSRPQAQRELDELRAFAAEQYGVAQLEPWDIAYYAEKLRQHRYAITQEEVKPYFPETRVVPGMFDVVGRLYGVTFHEVGGVDTWHPDVKFYEIRDHDGSLRGQFYFDLYARKNKRGGAWMDDCQSRMKTAGVEQIPVAYMTCNFTPPVGDKPALLTHDEVETLFHEFGHGLHHMLTKVDYVAIAGINGVAWDAVELPSQFMENFCWEREALDLFAAHYESGEQIPDDLYERMLAAKNFQSGMMMVRQLEFALFDFRIHREYDPALGGRIYEILDQVRDEVAVIKPPAWNRFAHAFSHIFAGGYAAGYYSYKWAEVLSADAFSLFEEKGVFDQATGQSFLHNILERGGAQDAMVLFVAFRGREPRIDALLRHSGIAA; encoded by the coding sequence ATGTCCAACCCCCTGCTCGAACAGTCCGGCCTGCCGGCGTTCTCGAAGATCAAGCCCGAACACGTCGAACCCGCGATCGATCAACTGCTGGCCGAGAACCGTCAGCGAATCGCCGCGCTGCTCGAATCGGTCGACTCCCCGACCTGGCACAACCTGGTCGAACCGATCGAGGAATGGGAGGACCGCCTGAGCCGCGTCTGGTCGCCGGTGTCGCACCTCAACTCGGTGATGAACAGCGACGCGCTGCGTGCGGCCTACAACGCCTGCCTGCCCAAGCTGTCCGACTACGGTACCGAGATGGGCCAGAACGAACGACTGTATGCGGCCTACCGCGCGGTGGCCGATACCGGTGGTGGTCTGGATGCCGGGCAGCGCAAGGTGCTCGAGAACGCATTGCTCGATTTCCATCTCTCAGGGGTGGACCTGCCGTCGGAGAAGAAGGCGCGCTACAAGGCGATCAGTCAGGAGCTGTCCAACCTGACCAGCCAGTACTCGGACAACGTGCTGGATGCAACCCATGCGTGGCAGAAGCGGTTCGATGACCCGGCGGCGCTGGCCGGTCTGCCGCAGTCCGCGATCGATCTGGCACGCCAGACCGCCGAACAGCACGCCGAGGAAGGCTGGCTGCTCACCCTCGACTACCCGTCGTTCTTCCCGGTGATGACCTATGCCGAGGATGGATCGCTGCGACGCGAGGTCTACGAGGCCTATCAGACGCGCGCCAGCGATCAGGGCCCATATGCCGGCCGCTTCGACAACAGCGAACTGATGGAGCGCATCCTCGCGCTACGCCACGAACAGGCCCAGCTGCTTGGTTTCGCGAACTACGCCGAACGTTCGCTCGCGCGCAAGATGGCGCGTTCGACCGACGAGGTGATGCATTTCCTGCACGACCTGGCAGCACGGTCGAGACCGCAGGCGCAACGCGAACTGGATGAACTGCGCGCCTTTGCCGCGGAGCAGTACGGCGTTGCACAACTCGAGCCCTGGGATATTGCCTATTACGCCGAGAAGCTTCGCCAACACCGCTACGCGATCACCCAGGAAGAGGTCAAACCGTACTTCCCGGAGACACGCGTGGTGCCCGGCATGTTCGACGTCGTCGGGCGCCTGTACGGTGTGACCTTCCATGAGGTCGGCGGGGTCGACACCTGGCACCCGGACGTGAAGTTCTACGAGATTCGCGATCACGACGGCAGCCTGCGCGGGCAGTTCTATTTCGATCTGTACGCGCGCAAGAACAAGCGCGGGGGGGCCTGGATGGACGATTGCCAGTCGCGCATGAAGACCGCGGGCGTCGAACAGATCCCGGTTGCCTACATGACCTGCAATTTCACCCCGCCGGTCGGCGACAAGCCGGCACTGCTGACCCACGACGAGGTCGAGACGCTGTTTCACGAGTTCGGTCACGGTCTGCACCATATGCTGACCAAGGTCGACTATGTGGCGATTGCCGGGATCAACGGGGTCGCCTGGGATGCGGTCGAGCTGCCATCGCAGTTCATGGAGAACTTCTGCTGGGAACGCGAGGCGCTCGATCTGTTCGCGGCCCACTACGAGAGCGGCGAACAGATTCCCGACGACCTCTACGAGCGCATGCTCGCGGCGAAGAACTTCCAGTCCGGGATGATGATGGTTCGGCAGCTGGAGTTCGCGCTGTTCGACTTTCGCATCCATCGTGAATACGACCCGGCGCTTGGCGGGCGCATCTACGAGATTCTCGATCAGGTGCGCGACGAGGTCGCTGTGATCAAGCCGCCGGCGTGGAACCGTTTCGCGCATGCCTTCAGCCATATCTTCGCCGGCGGCTATGCGGCCGGTTATTACAGCTACAAATGGGCCGAGGTGCTGTCGGCGGACGCGTTCTCGCTGTTCGAGGAGAAGGGTGTGTTCGACCAGGCGACCGGGCAGTC
- a CDS encoding gamma carbonic anhydrase family protein, with protein MNQIRSFEQHTPAIDPQAWLDPLSLVIGDVEIGAHSSLWPLVVARGDINRIRIGCETNIQDGCVLHNSHDGPYMPGGSPLLIGDRVTVGHRAILHGCHIGSGCLIGMGAIVMDKAVVEEGVIVGAGALVTPGKVLRSGFLYTGSPARRSRALSDTEREYLEYSAAHYVKLAARHRADLA; from the coding sequence ATGAATCAGATCCGCAGCTTCGAACAACACACGCCGGCAATAGATCCACAGGCCTGGCTCGATCCGCTGAGCCTGGTGATCGGCGATGTCGAGATCGGCGCACACAGCAGCCTGTGGCCCCTGGTGGTGGCGCGCGGCGACATCAACCGAATCCGGATCGGGTGCGAGACCAACATCCAGGACGGTTGCGTACTGCACAACAGCCATGACGGGCCCTATATGCCGGGCGGGTCGCCCCTGCTGATCGGCGACCGGGTGACGGTAGGGCACAGGGCGATCCTGCACGGATGTCACATCGGCAGCGGCTGCCTGATCGGCATGGGCGCGATCGTGATGGACAAGGCGGTCGTCGAAGAAGGCGTGATCGTAGGGGCCGGCGCCCTGGTCACGCCGGGCAAGGTGCTGCGCTCCGGGTTCCTGTATACCGGTTCGCCGGCACGCCGATCACGTGCACTGAGCGACACCGAGAGGGAATATCTCGAGTATTCCGCCGCGCACTACGTCAAGCTCGCCGCACGGCATCGCGCCGACCTGGCGTGA
- a CDS encoding serine hydrolase, protein MARLLTLISLFLGLSVSLFAENSTTPYPALRHSLDSRLQAQLESRIKHLKLDDAVRRGQLAISLVDVTDPRHPSLAQVNGDRMMYAASLPKIAILLAAFERIREGKLKLDTENRELMTNMIRYSSNTAATELIHRVGRHYVNKVLTSPKYRLYDKRYNGGLWVGKEYAKGEAFARDPLHYLSHGATTFQVARFYYLLETGQLVSPQLSREMKKMLGHPGIRHKFVKGLMETSPDAQIYRKSGTWRDWHADSAIVEHGGRTYIAAALAQNPAGGEWLKNLITELDTIILQKPTQAAALSAKRVDG, encoded by the coding sequence ATGGCGCGATTGCTAACCTTGATCAGCTTGTTTCTTGGACTGTCCGTTAGCCTTTTCGCAGAAAACTCCACCACTCCCTACCCTGCGCTCCGTCACTCTCTGGATTCCCGTCTGCAGGCCCAGCTTGAATCCCGCATCAAACATCTGAAGCTCGACGACGCGGTGCGCCGCGGCCAGCTGGCGATATCGCTGGTCGACGTGACCGATCCGCGCCATCCGAGCCTCGCCCAGGTCAACGGCGACCGCATGATGTATGCCGCGAGCCTGCCCAAGATCGCCATCCTGTTAGCGGCCTTCGAGCGCATTCGTGAAGGAAAGCTGAAACTCGACACCGAGAATCGGGAACTGATGACCAACATGATTCGCTATTCGTCGAATACCGCGGCGACCGAACTCATTCATCGCGTTGGGCGTCACTACGTCAACAAGGTCCTGACCTCGCCGAAGTACCGCCTGTACGACAAACGCTATAACGGCGGACTCTGGGTCGGAAAAGAATACGCCAAGGGTGAGGCCTTTGCCCGTGACCCATTGCACTATCTGTCGCATGGCGCCACGACGTTCCAGGTCGCACGCTTCTATTACCTGCTGGAGACCGGCCAGCTGGTCTCGCCGCAGCTGTCACGCGAGATGAAGAAGATGCTGGGCCATCCCGGCATTCGACACAAGTTCGTCAAAGGTCTGATGGAAACGTCGCCGGACGCGCAGATCTATCGCAAATCCGGCACCTGGCGAGACTGGCATGCCGACAGTGCGATCGTCGAACATGGCGGCCGCACCTACATCGCGGCTGCACTGGCGCAAAACCCGGCCGGGGGCGAATGGTTGAAGAACCTGATCACCGAACTGGACACGATCATCCTGCAGAAGCCGACCCAGGCCGCCGCTCTTTCAGCAAAGCGTGTAGACGGCTAG
- a CDS encoding EAL domain-containing protein: protein MSDARGDQSVSGKSGQQQIELGGAGSLAEQRPGDRALEAVAALARSSSFGVDHFCDECVVLLASTFGVDYAYVSVFTDDSRSRLRTVAFCAGGELVGNRTYEVAGAPCADVLTHDRVFIPDAATDVYPDARLLAELRADGYYGAALTASSGEKLGVVVVAHTGPITKDITIHPVLSLFADRISLELDRQRAEKELQLSASVFRHSPQGIMITDAEHRIRKVNQAFSEITGWEEHEVVGRRASMLSAGRDSPDLQFEVQTALDAEDVWVGELWSRRHDGEVYPEQRTVVAVRDESGALLHYVNMFSDISAEKFAAERIHRLAHYDATTELPNRVLLQDRLLHAINRAARAGGRLALLFLDLDGFKLINDTYGHSAGDEVLRLVGVRLTSRLRRADIVARIGGDEFAVVLSDIAQDGDVQGICDQLLSVITEPYDLSGQENRVTTSIGIAMYPDDGSDVQTLLKHADAAMYQAKESGKNRYAFYEPEMNRKAEERLQLTRQLRHALEHDDLGLAFQPQYDLASGRLIGVEALVRWQGPDGKMIPPVRFIPVAEESGLIIALGAWVMHEACRQAQHWRDQGLDFGRLSVNISGRQFQDEGLQTVVAQALAASGLPADRLELEITESWVMEGPFRAEKQMRALNEMGVNLVIDDFGVAYSSMAYLKRFPVQKLKIDRSFVRDIPGDADDAAIVSAIIAMGHSLGLRVVAEGVETAEQSAFLRGTGCDEVQGFLFGHPVPADELNVLLLYSPTLSPS, encoded by the coding sequence ATGAGCGATGCGCGAGGCGACCAATCGGTGTCAGGCAAGTCCGGCCAGCAACAAATCGAACTCGGGGGTGCCGGAAGTCTCGCTGAACAGCGTCCGGGCGACCGTGCGCTGGAGGCCGTCGCGGCGCTCGCACGTTCGTCGTCCTTCGGTGTGGACCACTTCTGCGACGAATGCGTCGTGCTGCTGGCATCGACCTTCGGGGTCGACTACGCCTACGTCTCCGTGTTCACCGACGATTCGCGGTCCCGGCTGCGCACCGTCGCGTTCTGCGCCGGCGGTGAGCTGGTCGGGAATCGCACCTACGAAGTGGCCGGCGCTCCCTGCGCCGACGTATTGACCCACGACCGGGTATTCATCCCGGATGCCGCCACGGACGTCTATCCGGATGCCCGGCTGCTGGCGGAATTGCGCGCCGATGGGTACTACGGGGCCGCGCTGACCGCATCCTCCGGCGAGAAACTGGGGGTCGTCGTGGTCGCCCACACCGGGCCCATCACCAAGGACATCACCATCCATCCGGTACTGAGCCTGTTCGCAGACCGAATCTCGCTCGAACTCGATCGCCAGCGCGCCGAAAAGGAGCTGCAACTCAGCGCCAGTGTGTTTCGGCACAGCCCCCAGGGCATCATGATCACCGATGCCGAGCATCGCATCCGCAAGGTCAACCAGGCGTTCAGCGAGATTACCGGGTGGGAGGAACACGAGGTCGTCGGGCGCCGCGCAAGCATGCTCAGCGCCGGTCGTGATTCACCGGATCTGCAATTCGAGGTCCAGACCGCGCTGGATGCGGAAGACGTATGGGTCGGCGAGCTATGGAGTCGCCGACACGACGGCGAGGTCTATCCGGAGCAGCGCACCGTCGTCGCGGTGCGCGACGAGAGCGGCGCCCTGCTGCACTACGTCAACATGTTCAGCGATATCTCGGCGGAGAAGTTCGCCGCCGAGCGCATCCATCGGCTGGCACACTACGATGCCACCACCGAACTGCCGAACCGCGTACTGCTGCAGGACCGCCTGTTGCACGCGATCAATCGTGCGGCCCGTGCCGGCGGACGCCTGGCACTGCTGTTCCTGGATCTGGACGGCTTCAAGCTGATCAACGACACCTATGGCCACAGTGCCGGTGACGAGGTGCTGCGGCTGGTCGGCGTGCGCCTGACGTCGCGCCTGCGGCGAGCCGACATCGTCGCGCGTATCGGTGGCGACGAGTTCGCGGTGGTCCTGAGCGATATCGCACAAGACGGCGACGTGCAGGGTATCTGCGACCAGCTGCTGAGTGTGATCACCGAGCCCTACGATCTGTCCGGGCAGGAGAATCGCGTGACGACCAGTATCGGTATCGCGATGTACCCCGATGACGGCAGTGACGTGCAGACGCTGCTCAAGCATGCCGACGCGGCAATGTACCAGGCCAAGGAGAGCGGCAAGAACCGCTATGCGTTCTACGAGCCGGAGATGAACCGCAAGGCCGAAGAGCGCCTGCAGCTGACCCGTCAACTGCGTCACGCACTCGAGCACGACGACCTCGGCCTCGCGTTTCAACCGCAATACGATCTCGCCTCGGGACGTCTGATCGGCGTCGAGGCCCTGGTTCGCTGGCAGGGACCGGACGGCAAGATGATCCCCCCGGTCCGTTTCATTCCGGTGGCCGAGGAGAGCGGCCTGATCATCGCCCTGGGTGCCTGGGTGATGCACGAGGCCTGTCGCCAGGCGCAGCACTGGCGCGACCAGGGTCTGGATTTCGGACGGCTGTCGGTGAACATCTCCGGTCGCCAGTTCCAGGACGAGGGGCTGCAGACGGTGGTCGCGCAGGCGCTCGCCGCGAGCGGTCTGCCGGCCGATCGCCTGGAACTGGAGATCACCGAGAGCTGGGTCATGGAGGGCCCGTTCCGCGCCGAGAAACAGATGCGTGCGCTCAACGAGATGGGGGTCAACCTAGTGATCGACGATTTCGGCGTGGCGTATTCGTCGATGGCCTATCTGAAGCGCTTCCCGGTTCAGAAGCTGAAGATAGACCGATCGTTCGTTCGCGACATCCCGGGCGATGCCGATGACGCGGCGATCGTCTCGGCGATCATCGCGATGGGCCACAGCCTCGGCCTGCGGGTGGTGGCCGAGGGGGTCGAGACCGCCGAGCAGAGTGCATTCCTGCGTGGCACCGGTTGCGATGAGGTCCAGGGCTTCCTGTTCGGCCACCCGGTGCCGGCCGACGAGCTGAACGTGCTGCTGTTGTACAGCCCGACGCTGTCTCCCTCGTAA
- a CDS encoding ATP translocase: MNKHQPSSKRFAKSLLLFTNFFLIIAALYHLKPASRSIFVTTLSADQLPYVWIATAAGLGLMITVYQRIVARFGRIQVVLGTCATIIALLVAFYPGMHEPGTPLAFGFYIFVDMLSVILVEQFWSLTDTVFTAEQGKRWYGLIATGGLLGGVAGGAMSSFWIKHAGLQTMDLLLVAAAILLVLMVLTLLMGRVGLYVEQRGVRDDGQGAEHGWRAIMRHRYLLLIALLLLLAQMVEPLVEFQFMKAVESSIVDREARTAYLGDFFSLLSGVAIGINLLITPLIHRWFGAIGGLVAQPVAVLFGSLYYMSQATLAAGAFLKIADRGLSYSINRASKELLYVPIEPLLIFQAKAWIDMFGYRLFKVLGSVLILLLTEWLPWSISAVQLGWLVLAVCVAWGGALLALRGEYARVRAIAAAQRQSPKTDRRAGLPAN; encoded by the coding sequence ATGAATAAACATCAGCCCAGCAGCAAGCGTTTTGCCAAGTCTTTGCTGCTGTTCACAAATTTCTTCCTGATCATCGCCGCCTTGTATCACCTGAAACCGGCGAGCCGGTCGATTTTCGTGACCACGTTGAGCGCCGACCAGCTGCCCTATGTGTGGATAGCGACCGCCGCGGGCCTCGGCTTGATGATTACGGTGTATCAGCGGATTGTTGCCCGGTTCGGGCGAATCCAGGTCGTGCTCGGTACCTGTGCGACGATCATCGCACTGCTCGTTGCTTTCTATCCGGGCATGCACGAACCGGGGACGCCGCTCGCTTTCGGTTTCTACATCTTCGTCGACATGCTCAGTGTCATTCTGGTCGAGCAGTTCTGGAGCCTGACGGATACCGTCTTCACCGCGGAGCAGGGGAAGCGCTGGTACGGCCTGATCGCAACCGGCGGCCTGTTGGGCGGCGTCGCCGGCGGTGCCATGTCGTCGTTCTGGATCAAGCATGCCGGGCTGCAAACCATGGATCTGCTGCTGGTCGCTGCCGCCATCCTGCTGGTGTTGATGGTGCTCACGCTGCTGATGGGCCGGGTCGGACTCTATGTCGAGCAACGCGGCGTGCGTGACGATGGACAGGGTGCGGAGCACGGCTGGCGCGCGATCATGCGTCACCGCTACCTGCTGTTGATTGCGTTGTTGCTGCTGCTGGCGCAGATGGTCGAGCCCCTGGTCGAATTCCAGTTCATGAAGGCAGTGGAGTCGAGCATCGTCGATCGCGAGGCACGTACTGCCTATCTCGGTGATTTCTTCAGCCTGCTGAGTGGCGTGGCGATCGGTATCAACCTGTTGATCACGCCATTGATACATCGCTGGTTCGGTGCAATCGGCGGCCTGGTCGCACAACCGGTGGCGGTTCTGTTCGGCAGCCTGTACTACATGTCACAGGCAACGCTGGCGGCCGGCGCCTTTCTGAAAATTGCGGACCGCGGGTTGTCGTATTCGATAAACCGTGCTTCGAAAGAACTGCTGTATGTGCCGATCGAGCCGCTGTTGATCTTCCAGGCCAAGGCCTGGATCGACATGTTCGGCTACCGCCTGTTCAAGGTGCTGGGCTCGGTGCTGATCCTGTTGCTCACCGAATGGCTACCCTGGTCGATCAGCGCGGTTCAGCTTGGTTGGCTGGTACTGGCAGTCTGCGTGGCGTGGGGCGGTGCGTTGCTGGCGCTGCGCGGCGAGTACGCGCGCGTGCGGGCGATCGCTGCGGCCCAACGTCAGTCACCCAAAACCGACCGGCGGGCTGGCTTGCCTGCGAACTGA
- a CDS encoding peptidylprolyl isomerase, translated as MSQAAAGDTVRIHYTGKLDDGTQFDSSAGREPLEFALGAGQVVPGFDKAVTGMNVGESKSVRIPPEDAYGPRHEQLVHEVPKSALPEDIDPSVGMALQARGSDGQTVQLTVTAVAAESITVDANHPLAGHALNFDIELVEIV; from the coding sequence ATGAGCCAAGCCGCAGCAGGCGATACCGTACGCATCCATTACACCGGGAAACTCGACGATGGCACGCAGTTCGACAGCTCTGCGGGTCGCGAACCGTTGGAATTCGCACTCGGTGCCGGACAGGTGGTGCCGGGATTCGACAAGGCCGTGACCGGCATGAACGTCGGTGAGAGCAAATCGGTCCGTATCCCGCCCGAGGACGCCTACGGGCCGCGCCACGAGCAACTGGTGCATGAGGTGCCGAAGTCCGCGTTGCCGGAGGATATCGACCCTTCCGTCGGCATGGCATTGCAGGCACGTGGCTCGGATGGCCAGACCGTGCAACTGACCGTGACCGCTGTCGCCGCCGAATCGATTACCGTCGATGCGAATCACCCGCTCGCAGGGCATGCGCTGAATTTCGATATCGAGCTGGTCGAGATCGTCTGA